A genomic stretch from Hoplias malabaricus isolate fHopMal1 chromosome 4, fHopMal1.hap1, whole genome shotgun sequence includes:
- the LOC136695323 gene encoding cytosolic 5'-nucleotidase 1B isoform X1 encodes MDTEVRKTAIVKSDAMLVTAVSCYDIFDLHTQTESGTLGKGAAFTFIKAVQAVNKRLAMHNEKEALQFELILLGKDCEEQIKSNIFDSAKHYGLEIGRFYFCSREDFIETLKANKVKLFLSTDRDDVYSALKAGFPAALLCQQVSQQIQDQLKVLFSGDLIAHSEDTIDSLKDLGFSDVQIQNFKAGKSCIREFAMLIGEMRKRFGCEDSPLHIILVTVWGSRDVSATALKTLRGWGLYVDEAYCLAGAPRSPVLTTVQPHILWDDGLHFMKGTSHGGEQ; translated from the exons ATGGACACAGAAGTAAGGAAGACTGCAATAGTGAAG agtgACGCTATGTTGGTGACTGCTGTGTCCTGTTATGACATTTTCGACctacacactcaaacagagTCTGGTACATTGGGAAAAGGAGCAGCATTCACTTTCATCAAG GCTGTACAAGCAGTCAACAAAAGACTTGCAATGCACAATGAAAAAGAGGCTTTGCAGTTTGAGCTGATCCTGCTTGGAAAGGACTGTGAAGAACAGattaaatcaaatatatttgatAGCGCAAAACATTATG GTTTAGAAATTGGCAGATTTTACTTCTGCTCCAGAGAGGACTTCATAGAAACACTGAAAGCAAACAAAGTAAAGTTGTTTCTATCAACAGACAGAGATGATGTTTACAGTGCACTAAAAGCAG GATTTCCTGCTGCTTTGCTGTGCCAGCAGGTGAGCCAACAGATCCAGGATCAGCTGAAAGTGCTCTTCTCAGGAGATCTCATTGCGCATTCAGAGGACACCATAGACAGCCTTAAAGATTTGGGTTTCAGTGATGTCCAGATACAGAATTTCAAAGCAGGAAAG AGCTGCATTAGAGAATTTGCAATGCTGATTGGTGAGATGAGGAAAAGGTTTGGATGTGAAGACAGCCCTCTCCATATCATACTTGTTACAGTATGGGGCTCCAGAGATGTTTCTGCTACAGCCCTGAAGACCCTCAGAGGTTGGGGTCTTTACGTGGATGAAGCCTACTGTCTGGCTGGAGCCCCTCGCAGTCCTGTCCTAACCACAGTACAACCCCACATACTGTGGGATGACGGACTACATTTTATGAAAGGCACCTCTCATGGGGGTGAGCAATGA
- the LOC136695323 gene encoding cytosolic 5'-nucleotidase 1B isoform X2, whose protein sequence is MLVTAVSCYDIFDLHTQTESGTLGKGAAFTFIKAVQAVNKRLAMHNEKEALQFELILLGKDCEEQIKSNIFDSAKHYGLEIGRFYFCSREDFIETLKANKVKLFLSTDRDDVYSALKAGFPAALLCQQVSQQIQDQLKVLFSGDLIAHSEDTIDSLKDLGFSDVQIQNFKAGKSCIREFAMLIGEMRKRFGCEDSPLHIILVTVWGSRDVSATALKTLRGWGLYVDEAYCLAGAPRSPVLTTVQPHILWDDGLHFMKGTSHGGEQ, encoded by the exons ATGTTGGTGACTGCTGTGTCCTGTTATGACATTTTCGACctacacactcaaacagagTCTGGTACATTGGGAAAAGGAGCAGCATTCACTTTCATCAAG GCTGTACAAGCAGTCAACAAAAGACTTGCAATGCACAATGAAAAAGAGGCTTTGCAGTTTGAGCTGATCCTGCTTGGAAAGGACTGTGAAGAACAGattaaatcaaatatatttgatAGCGCAAAACATTATG GTTTAGAAATTGGCAGATTTTACTTCTGCTCCAGAGAGGACTTCATAGAAACACTGAAAGCAAACAAAGTAAAGTTGTTTCTATCAACAGACAGAGATGATGTTTACAGTGCACTAAAAGCAG GATTTCCTGCTGCTTTGCTGTGCCAGCAGGTGAGCCAACAGATCCAGGATCAGCTGAAAGTGCTCTTCTCAGGAGATCTCATTGCGCATTCAGAGGACACCATAGACAGCCTTAAAGATTTGGGTTTCAGTGATGTCCAGATACAGAATTTCAAAGCAGGAAAG AGCTGCATTAGAGAATTTGCAATGCTGATTGGTGAGATGAGGAAAAGGTTTGGATGTGAAGACAGCCCTCTCCATATCATACTTGTTACAGTATGGGGCTCCAGAGATGTTTCTGCTACAGCCCTGAAGACCCTCAGAGGTTGGGGTCTTTACGTGGATGAAGCCTACTGTCTGGCTGGAGCCCCTCGCAGTCCTGTCCTAACCACAGTACAACCCCACATACTGTGGGATGACGGACTACATTTTATGAAAGGCACCTCTCATGGGGGTGAGCAATGA